One part of the Sphingobacterium sp. LZ7M1 genome encodes these proteins:
- a CDS encoding ThiF family adenylyltransferase, with the protein MQDNHATKNNYLYKPIFFDKSKPADAVAIQELLDKQEIVFVHDQFERQLRDLFICRNPTFSTNEEQFLQFVGLISNQRPMEELGAWVYYPWRKTLVHVLEREEFIEVRTNRNQLKISKAEQELLSNKTIGIIGLSVGQSVAITIAMERGCGKLKLADFDDLDLSNLNRLRAPVFSLGIPKVVLAAREIAEIDPYLEVEIYPEGIHEENYQEFLLGSQKLDLLIEVCDNFEVKVESRIRAKELGIPVIMETNDRAMLDIERFDVFPELKIFHGLVGDITVDEIQALDKNERMGLLMKIVNAKELSERMKQSLPELGKSLKSWPQLASEVVLGGGISAWASRKLLLGQDLKSGRYYVDLEKILSANPVN; encoded by the coding sequence ATGCAAGACAATCACGCTACCAAAAACAACTATTTATACAAACCTATATTTTTTGACAAATCCAAACCTGCGGATGCAGTGGCCATCCAAGAATTGCTGGATAAACAGGAAATCGTATTTGTGCATGATCAATTCGAACGGCAGTTAAGGGATCTTTTTATTTGCCGAAATCCTACTTTTTCTACAAACGAAGAACAATTTCTGCAATTTGTTGGTTTAATCAGTAATCAACGACCTATGGAAGAGTTGGGTGCCTGGGTTTATTATCCGTGGAGAAAAACCTTAGTGCACGTTTTGGAACGTGAAGAATTTATCGAAGTAAGAACAAACCGCAATCAACTTAAAATATCAAAAGCAGAGCAGGAGCTTCTGTCGAATAAGACAATTGGTATTATCGGACTTTCAGTTGGTCAATCTGTGGCTATTACCATTGCTATGGAAAGAGGTTGTGGCAAGTTAAAGCTTGCCGATTTTGACGATCTGGATCTTAGCAATTTGAATAGGTTAAGAGCACCAGTGTTCAGCTTGGGGATTCCCAAGGTTGTCCTGGCAGCAAGGGAAATTGCAGAAATCGATCCCTATCTGGAAGTGGAGATATATCCCGAAGGGATCCATGAGGAGAATTATCAAGAATTTCTTCTGGGGAGTCAAAAACTGGACTTGCTGATCGAGGTCTGTGATAATTTTGAGGTGAAGGTCGAAAGCAGGATCCGCGCTAAAGAGCTAGGAATTCCGGTAATTATGGAAACCAATGACCGAGCAATGCTGGACATAGAAAGGTTTGATGTATTTCCTGAACTGAAAATATTCCATGGACTTGTTGGTGATATAACGGTTGATGAAATCCAAGCTTTGGACAAGAATGAGCGGATGGGGCTGTTGATGAAGATTGTCAATGCCAAAGAGCTATCTGAAAGGATGAAACAATCGCTTCCTGAACTGGGTAAATCCCTGAAATCTTGGCCACAATTGGCTTCCGAAGTCGTGTTGGGCGGTGGTATTTCTGCTTGGGCTTCGCGAAAACTTCTGCTCGGTCAAGATCTGAAATCTGGAAGGTATTACGTGGATTTGGAGAAAATATTAAGTGCAAACCCTGTTAATTAA
- a CDS encoding 7TM diverse intracellular signaling domain-containing protein — MILCCLFSPKAKASTDSVIYFNGKDVKNIGKYLSLYEENGESVSFNDVLAHPNLFSKCETEVPNLGIVKKPHWIKFEIVNNSDEDRLIVDLSQPNIAEVKFYSIINSQIDSVGYNLKQGYSDRKYSHQFYLFDLHLKKGEKAVCYMKLQSETQVIVPLSIHTPTGLFNFLQKEDILSAIYIGLMLSLVLYNAFLYVATGEKHYLSYVNYIFWVFVAQMAVLGLFERVFPIRSEWLSSRLLTFSGAMSGIGAILFVKSFLHTSVEARGFNKLLNVFLFGYFFAILLLLIGYIIPAYRIVNLVAGGGAAIVLIFAFELSRRKYSQTKFFLFAWCIFLISVLVFVLKDYGVLPTNVFTARSVQIGSVIEALLLSFALADKINTYRKEMLELQVRELAISQENEKLIREQNVILEQKVRERTEELQESNKSLSLTLSNLKDAQAQLVESEKMASLGQLTAGVAHEINNPINFVTSNVSPLRRDVGILWDIIDQIEMIALDNDLQLEEKQEKIQNIKNINDVDYLKSEINFLLKGIQEGAERTAEIVRSLRIFSRIDEDTLKRADLNECLDSTLVILNPMTKERIRVIKNYHSIPMVECYAGKLNQVFMNILSNAIYAVEKKFNGNAGGEIKIETKLDEDLSKVIISIMDNGTGIPPEVIGRIFEPFFTTKDVGEGTGLGMSIAYKTIERHNGRIGLQSTVGEGTTFDIHLPIKQ, encoded by the coding sequence ATGATTTTATGCTGTCTTTTTAGCCCTAAAGCTAAGGCATCGACAGATAGTGTCATTTACTTTAATGGGAAGGATGTCAAAAATATTGGAAAGTATTTATCTCTCTATGAAGAAAATGGGGAGTCAGTTTCTTTTAATGATGTCTTAGCACATCCAAACCTTTTTTCTAAATGTGAAACTGAGGTCCCTAACCTCGGGATCGTCAAGAAACCCCATTGGATCAAATTTGAAATCGTCAATAATTCTGATGAGGATCGCTTGATCGTAGACCTATCCCAACCTAATATTGCGGAAGTGAAATTTTACAGCATTATCAATTCCCAAATAGACAGTGTTGGATATAACTTAAAACAAGGTTATAGCGATCGAAAATATTCCCATCAATTCTATCTGTTTGATCTCCATCTCAAAAAAGGAGAGAAAGCAGTCTGCTATATGAAGTTGCAGAGCGAAACCCAAGTCATTGTTCCGCTGTCCATCCATACGCCAACAGGACTTTTTAATTTCCTGCAGAAAGAAGATATCCTTTCAGCCATCTACATAGGACTGATGTTGTCCTTAGTGCTCTATAATGCGTTTCTATATGTTGCAACTGGGGAAAAGCATTATTTAAGCTATGTGAACTATATTTTTTGGGTCTTTGTGGCCCAAATGGCGGTATTGGGGCTATTTGAAAGAGTTTTCCCCATTCGCAGTGAATGGCTGTCATCAAGATTGTTAACGTTTTCAGGCGCCATGTCAGGTATCGGTGCCATTCTTTTTGTCAAGTCTTTCCTGCACACTTCCGTAGAAGCAAGGGGCTTCAATAAATTACTGAACGTTTTTTTATTTGGTTATTTCTTTGCCATCCTATTGTTGTTGATAGGCTATATTATCCCTGCATATAGAATCGTAAACCTGGTTGCGGGTGGTGGAGCTGCCATCGTCCTCATATTTGCCTTTGAGTTATCGCGAAGAAAATATAGCCAGACCAAGTTTTTCCTCTTTGCATGGTGTATCTTTCTGATCAGTGTATTGGTCTTTGTTCTTAAGGATTATGGCGTGCTGCCAACCAACGTTTTCACGGCTCGGTCCGTACAGATAGGTTCTGTTATCGAAGCGCTCTTGCTATCTTTTGCATTGGCCGATAAGATCAATACTTACCGCAAGGAGATGTTGGAATTACAGGTCCGTGAATTGGCTATTTCCCAAGAAAATGAAAAGCTAATCCGTGAACAGAATGTGATTTTGGAACAGAAGGTCCGTGAAAGAACGGAAGAACTCCAAGAGTCCAATAAATCGCTGAGCTTAACCTTGTCAAACCTGAAAGATGCCCAAGCCCAGCTGGTGGAATCTGAGAAAATGGCCTCTCTAGGTCAGTTAACGGCCGGTGTAGCCCATGAGATCAATAATCCGATCAATTTTGTGACCTCCAATGTATCTCCACTTCGCCGCGATGTTGGAATCCTCTGGGATATTATCGATCAAATTGAAATGATAGCATTGGATAACGACCTGCAACTGGAAGAGAAACAGGAGAAAATCCAAAATATCAAGAATATCAACGATGTTGACTATCTGAAATCGGAAATCAATTTCTTGTTGAAGGGTATCCAAGAAGGAGCAGAACGGACAGCTGAAATAGTCCGGAGCTTACGGATTTTTTCCAGGATTGATGAAGATACGCTGAAGCGTGCCGATCTGAATGAATGCCTGGATTCCACTTTGGTCATCTTGAATCCAATGACCAAAGAACGGATTAGGGTCATCAAAAATTACCATAGCATTCCCATGGTGGAATGTTATGCGGGTAAACTGAACCAGGTTTTCATGAATATACTTTCCAATGCCATCTACGCCGTTGAAAAGAAATTCAATGGAAATGCGGGTGGAGAAATCAAGATCGAAACAAAACTTGACGAGGATTTGTCAAAAGTAATAATCAGTATTATGGACAACGGTACGGGGATCCCTCCAGAGGTCATCGGACGTATCTTTGAACCATTTTTTACAACAAAGGATGTTGGTGAAGGCACAGGTCTAGGGATGTCAATTGCTTATAAAACAATTGAAAGACATAATGGAAGAATTGGTTTGCAATCCACGGTCGGAGAGGGAACCACTTTTGATATCCATTTGCCAATCAAACAATAA
- a CDS encoding hybrid sensor histidine kinase/response regulator has product MDKNFEVLYIDDEYNNLVGFKAALRFHYDIHIASNTTDAENILMTNPNIRVIFCDQKMPGENGIDFFSRIKKEFPKPMRVLITAFADMDTVIDSINRGHIFRFIKKPWEEAEIISCIEEANKFYVTNSLLDLRNMELQKAYEELDKFAYSVSHDLRDPLAGVLGAIRIALDFKSVEQVHEILNLMKTSIVKLEDYINSLRDYYLLRRGELNLSKIDFNSIFEDILDFYKMYSQNSGVEISFEVDQENTFINDKSILELIIHNLVSNAIKYQKLDSLDKWVKLKAETENGHAKITVTDNGIGISESSINDIFRLFFRASDQAEGMGFGLYNVKTAVQKLKGGISVDSEPENGSKFVVTIPSKE; this is encoded by the coding sequence ATGGATAAGAATTTTGAGGTGTTGTACATTGATGATGAGTACAATAATTTGGTAGGATTTAAAGCGGCATTGAGGTTTCACTACGATATTCATATTGCGAGCAATACTACGGATGCAGAAAATATTTTAATGACCAATCCCAATATCAGGGTAATCTTTTGTGACCAAAAGATGCCCGGAGAGAATGGAATTGATTTCTTCAGCAGGATCAAAAAGGAATTTCCGAAGCCTATGCGGGTCTTGATCACCGCTTTTGCAGACATGGATACGGTAATTGACTCCATTAACCGCGGTCATATCTTCAGGTTTATCAAAAAACCTTGGGAAGAAGCTGAGATTATTTCCTGTATCGAAGAGGCCAATAAGTTTTATGTAACAAATTCTTTGTTGGATTTGCGCAATATGGAGCTTCAGAAAGCTTATGAGGAGCTTGATAAATTTGCCTATAGCGTTAGCCATGATTTACGCGATCCACTTGCAGGGGTGCTTGGTGCTATTCGGATTGCTTTGGATTTCAAGAGTGTCGAGCAGGTTCATGAAATCCTGAACCTCATGAAAACTTCCATTGTTAAACTAGAGGACTATATCAACAGCCTTCGAGATTATTATCTGTTGAGAAGGGGAGAGCTCAACCTTTCCAAAATTGATTTCAATTCCATCTTCGAAGATATTCTTGACTTTTATAAAATGTACAGCCAAAACTCGGGCGTAGAGATCAGCTTTGAAGTCGACCAAGAAAACACGTTCATCAATGATAAATCCATCTTGGAATTGATCATACACAATTTGGTTTCCAATGCGATAAAGTACCAAAAATTAGACTCTCTGGATAAATGGGTGAAATTGAAGGCAGAAACTGAAAATGGTCATGCAAAAATAACCGTAACGGATAATGGAATTGGAATCTCAGAGTCTTCGATCAACGATATCTTTAGGTTGTTTTTCCGCGCTAGCGATCAGGCTGAAGGGATGGGCTTTGGATTATATAATGTGAAGACTGCTGTGCAGAAACTTAAAGGCGGGATTTCCGTAGATTCAGAACCAGAGAACGGATCTAAATTTGTAGTGACTATTCCTTCTAAGGAATAG
- a CDS encoding response regulator: protein MNIENKINVLYLDDEENNLFSFKATFRFKYNVFTALTGAEALDIIRKNDIQIIITDQRMPEMTGVEFLEKVIEIKPDPMRILLTGYTDMGAVVDAINKGKIFHYLNKPWREEELTETISRAFEIYQNKKNIIDQKSKLEISNEQLEFLLRQKLLS, encoded by the coding sequence ATGAACATAGAAAATAAGATTAATGTGCTGTATTTGGATGATGAAGAGAACAATTTATTTTCTTTTAAAGCCACGTTCAGGTTTAAATACAATGTATTTACTGCCTTAACGGGAGCTGAAGCATTGGATATTATTCGTAAAAATGATATCCAGATCATTATTACTGACCAGCGAATGCCTGAAATGACCGGGGTGGAATTCTTGGAAAAGGTTATTGAAATCAAACCTGACCCTATGCGAATCCTGTTGACCGGTTATACGGATATGGGTGCAGTGGTCGATGCCATTAACAAAGGCAAAATCTTCCACTACCTGAACAAGCCTTGGCGCGAAGAGGAATTGACCGAAACCATCTCAAGAGCTTTTGAAATCTATCAGAACAAGAAAAATATTATCGATCAAAAGTCTAAACTGGAGATCTCAAACGAACAATTGGAGTTTTTACTTCGTCAAAAACTATTGTCCTAA
- a CDS encoding DUF2264 domain-containing protein gives MKRRTWIQSAGLMIAGLTMQENRAYAVLNETNTDGLASKYLATDDRAYWVSILSKMASPILENISKGTFQKNMPMVVSESFDGRNPKVGYLEAFGRLMAGMAPWLGLKDDASEEGQLRKKYREQALLGIQHGFDPSSPDYFSWRGKEGQTLVDAAHLALGFLRAPQALWEPLPDKTKQQVIEELKYIRWIKPGQNNWLLFSSITETFLYSIGVEPNRESIDLAINKFDHDWYVGDGWYSDGNHFAFDHYNGYIIHCMLVETLKHNLKAGNYQEKYERAYKRMQRYAQHLERMISPEGYFPIIGRSSTYRNGAFQPLAQVALDKKLPEHLSYGQIRNGLTAILKNIYKHDLYDQYGWLILGFTSTDQGNMADTYTNAGSLYEASLSFLPLGLPADDEFWTSKSEELTSQRAFSGKKFPKDYQVKY, from the coding sequence ATGAAAAGAAGAACCTGGATACAGTCTGCAGGATTAATGATTGCTGGTTTAACCATGCAGGAAAACAGGGCATATGCCGTCCTAAATGAGACCAACACAGATGGATTAGCATCAAAATATCTAGCTACAGATGACCGAGCCTATTGGGTTTCCATTTTGAGCAAAATGGCAAGTCCTATTTTGGAGAACATCAGTAAAGGCACTTTCCAGAAAAACATGCCCATGGTCGTATCTGAATCTTTTGATGGGCGAAATCCAAAGGTTGGGTATTTGGAGGCCTTTGGCCGATTGATGGCCGGCATGGCTCCTTGGTTGGGATTGAAAGACGATGCTTCTGAAGAAGGTCAACTTCGAAAAAAATATAGGGAACAAGCCCTACTCGGTATACAACATGGGTTTGATCCCAGTTCGCCCGATTATTTTTCTTGGCGTGGAAAAGAAGGTCAGACCTTGGTAGATGCTGCCCATTTAGCATTAGGGTTTTTAAGGGCTCCACAAGCCTTATGGGAACCCCTTCCTGACAAGACCAAACAACAGGTCATTGAGGAGCTGAAATACATACGCTGGATAAAGCCGGGGCAAAACAATTGGCTGTTGTTTTCATCGATTACGGAAACCTTTCTGTACAGCATTGGTGTGGAACCCAATCGGGAAAGCATAGATTTAGCCATCAATAAATTTGACCATGATTGGTATGTTGGCGATGGTTGGTACTCAGATGGAAACCACTTTGCATTTGACCATTACAATGGCTACATCATCCATTGCATGCTGGTTGAAACCTTAAAACATAACCTGAAGGCTGGGAACTACCAAGAGAAGTATGAACGTGCATATAAGAGAATGCAACGATATGCCCAGCACCTGGAAAGAATGATTTCTCCGGAAGGTTATTTTCCAATTATCGGACGAAGTTCAACCTATAGGAATGGAGCTTTCCAACCTTTGGCACAAGTAGCATTGGACAAGAAACTTCCAGAACACCTATCGTATGGCCAAATCCGAAATGGATTGACAGCCATCCTGAAAAACATTTACAAGCATGATCTTTATGATCAATATGGTTGGTTGATTTTGGGATTTACTTCCACAGATCAGGGGAATATGGCTGACACATATACCAATGCCGGATCATTATATGAAGCATCCCTTTCCTTCTTACCATTGGGCTTACCAGCAGATGATGAATTCTGGACTTCTAAAAGTGAAGAGTTGACCTCACAGCGAGCTTTTTCCGGAAAAAAGTTTCCAAAAGACTATCAAGTAAAATATTAA
- a CDS encoding AraC family transcriptional regulator, which yields MEKNKISADEFVEKFMGGSLKHLTYIQTPIKIFPLRDIAPYLKTPIPPIFFGYNLLIYINQGYFKHQIESTSFMVQAPSVLISNYGNISAIDSVDKSAQGYCVLIKEQAMTSLFREQEILNIFTISPLLNLSKIDNEELNGLLDLLYEEIYTEKPYKEYYESIFKTVMLKIIKISASNKSLGRRQEIAISFKQLVHLHYNKEKSVNFYADKLAVSVNYLNRCVSSVFKKSSKQLILEVAIIHSQLMLLETNKSVASIAYELEFEDPSYFTRLFKKIVGISPTEYRKTIN from the coding sequence ATGGAAAAGAATAAAATCAGCGCTGATGAGTTCGTCGAGAAGTTTATGGGAGGGAGCCTTAAACACCTGACCTATATACAAACGCCTATCAAGATCTTTCCATTACGTGATATAGCACCTTATCTGAAAACCCCGATTCCACCTATTTTCTTCGGCTATAATCTCCTTATTTATATTAATCAAGGTTATTTCAAACATCAGATTGAATCTACTTCATTTATGGTACAGGCACCTTCTGTGCTAATTTCCAATTATGGTAATATTTCTGCTATTGATTCGGTAGATAAATCCGCTCAGGGATATTGTGTATTGATCAAGGAGCAGGCTATGACATCCTTGTTCAGGGAACAAGAAATCCTCAATATTTTCACCATCTCACCTTTATTGAATCTCAGTAAGATAGATAATGAAGAATTGAACGGACTTCTGGATTTGCTATATGAGGAAATCTATACGGAAAAACCCTATAAGGAATACTATGAAAGTATTTTTAAGACCGTAATGTTAAAGATTATCAAGATTTCTGCCTCCAATAAATCCTTGGGAAGGCGACAGGAAATTGCTATATCATTTAAACAACTGGTTCATTTACATTATAATAAGGAAAAGTCCGTTAATTTTTATGCAGATAAGTTAGCTGTCTCCGTAAACTATTTGAATAGATGTGTTTCTTCGGTGTTCAAGAAATCCTCAAAACAGCTCATTCTTGAAGTTGCCATAATCCATAGCCAGTTAATGCTGTTGGAAACCAATAAAAGTGTGGCCAGTATCGCCTATGAATTGGAGTTTGAAGATCCATCTTATTTTACCCGTCTGTTTAAAAAGATCGTAGGAATTTCTCCAACTGAATATCGCAAAACGATAAATTAG
- a CDS encoding acyl-CoA dehydrogenase family protein encodes MNGVIENIDFENYISSFRKHLYHLFREEFDYSSISLKRDFPAEFLAEIMKKKPLAVAIPKLHGGRGVSVKECLGVLSAASYESLALSLMFGINIALFLEPVAKYGNYAVQERVFKEFIENNAMGGLMITEKAYGSDALNMKTAYDQIGNSYKIKGEKHWQGLSGAADFWLVTARKLTPTGELTRDIDFFVTDNSNPEQHIPMLERYNNLGLYAIPYGVNQIDVVLPEDQKLTPESTGIKLMLDMLHRSRLQFPGMGLGFIKRLLDESLQHCQNRIVSGSPLINIDSVKYQISRIQAAFAICSGMCAYSVATSGIENDLSGLSIEANTLKALITDLMQESAQISLQLAGANGYRLDHIAGRSVVDSRPFQIFEGSNEMLYGQIAEGISKMMRRAKESNLYEFLKTYPNANLSAPYFKEQLNFSLEAGINQRDMVTIGRMIARVISFQFVLQMEGFNAELVEITRQHILMDLTMFHGQYISKNSANPLVEYGMDSDWMNFVS; translated from the coding sequence ATGAACGGAGTTATAGAAAATATAGATTTTGAAAACTATATTTCATCATTCAGAAAACACTTATACCACCTATTCAGAGAAGAATTTGATTATTCATCCATTAGTTTGAAACGTGATTTTCCTGCAGAGTTTCTAGCAGAGATCATGAAGAAAAAACCTCTGGCGGTGGCTATTCCTAAATTGCACGGAGGAAGAGGCGTATCGGTAAAAGAATGTTTAGGAGTTCTGTCTGCCGCTTCGTATGAATCTCTGGCACTTTCCTTAATGTTCGGTATCAATATCGCTTTGTTCCTGGAGCCTGTTGCCAAGTACGGAAATTATGCTGTGCAAGAACGCGTATTTAAGGAATTCATAGAGAACAATGCCATGGGAGGTTTAATGATAACCGAGAAAGCCTACGGTAGCGATGCATTAAATATGAAAACGGCTTACGATCAAATCGGCAACTCCTATAAGATCAAAGGTGAAAAACATTGGCAAGGACTTAGCGGTGCTGCTGATTTCTGGTTAGTTACTGCCCGCAAACTCACCCCAACCGGTGAGTTGACCCGCGACATTGATTTTTTCGTGACGGATAACAGCAATCCTGAACAACATATCCCTATGCTGGAGCGCTATAACAACCTTGGTTTGTATGCAATTCCTTATGGCGTCAATCAAATTGATGTAGTTTTACCGGAAGATCAAAAATTAACACCAGAAAGTACAGGAATTAAATTGATGCTGGACATGCTTCACAGAAGTAGATTGCAATTCCCAGGTATGGGCTTAGGTTTTATCAAGCGTCTACTTGATGAATCTCTGCAACATTGCCAAAACAGGATTGTCAGTGGAAGCCCATTGATCAACATTGATTCTGTAAAATATCAAATTTCAAGAATCCAGGCAGCCTTTGCCATCTGCTCAGGTATGTGTGCTTATTCAGTAGCAACCAGTGGTATTGAAAATGACCTTTCAGGATTAAGTATTGAAGCCAATACCTTGAAAGCCTTGATTACCGACTTGATGCAAGAGTCTGCACAGATCAGCCTTCAATTAGCAGGTGCAAATGGATATAGATTGGATCATATCGCTGGACGATCAGTGGTGGATAGCCGCCCATTCCAGATATTCGAAGGATCTAATGAAATGCTATATGGACAGATTGCTGAAGGTATCAGCAAGATGATGCGTAGAGCAAAAGAATCAAATCTATATGAATTCTTAAAAACCTATCCTAATGCTAATCTGAGTGCTCCATATTTCAAGGAACAATTGAACTTCAGCCTAGAAGCCGGTATCAACCAACGCGACATGGTTACCATTGGTCGAATGATCGCTAGGGTAATCAGTTTCCAATTTGTTCTTCAAATGGAAGGCTTCAATGCTGAATTAGTAGAAATCACCCGTCAGCATATCTTGATGGATCTGACGATGTTCCATGGCCAGTACATTAGCAAAAACAGCGCTAATCCTTTGGTTGAATATGGTATGGATTCCGATTGGATGAACTTTGTCTCTTAA
- a CDS encoding NAD(P)-binding domain-containing protein — translation MEKQNKADNAMAPIPDGRKLDVFYKVDIVVIGAGQAGLSAAYHLKREGLEPGKGFVVLDDEFGSGGAWQHRWDSLTLSNVNGINDLPGMTFSEAVNRDDKQLRANVALPQYYEKYEKAFDLPVIRPVNVLKVTERNGRFLIHTNGLQFSAKGIINATGTWKTPHCPKYPGWDKFKGRQLHTGEYKNAAEFIGKHVIVVGGGISAVQLLGELSKVTQTTWVTRRPPDFRPYEFNPELGREAVAMVDERVRKGLPPKSVVSVTGLPITPAIADMLKSGVLDRKPMFQEITENGVKWEDGSEMDADVIFWNTGFRHSLDHLDPLGLKNEQGGIEMGGQLATQVVKDPRIHLTGYGPSSSTIGANRAGRAAAKELIAYLKLK, via the coding sequence ATGGAGAAACAGAATAAGGCTGATAATGCTATGGCGCCAATTCCGGATGGAAGGAAACTAGATGTTTTCTATAAAGTGGACATTGTAGTCATCGGTGCTGGGCAGGCAGGTCTGTCGGCGGCCTATCACCTCAAAAGGGAAGGGTTAGAGCCAGGGAAAGGATTTGTAGTATTGGATGATGAATTTGGTTCCGGTGGAGCATGGCAACATCGCTGGGATTCCTTGACCTTGAGCAATGTGAATGGAATCAATGATCTGCCGGGGATGACCTTTTCGGAAGCGGTCAATCGCGATGATAAACAATTGCGGGCCAATGTTGCATTGCCCCAATATTATGAGAAGTACGAAAAGGCCTTTGATCTCCCTGTAATCAGACCAGTAAATGTATTGAAGGTAACGGAGCGAAATGGAAGGTTTCTGATCCATACCAATGGACTGCAGTTTTCAGCAAAAGGCATTATCAATGCGACCGGTACCTGGAAGACTCCACATTGCCCGAAGTATCCCGGTTGGGATAAGTTTAAAGGAAGGCAATTACATACCGGTGAATATAAAAATGCTGCTGAATTTATAGGGAAGCACGTCATAGTCGTTGGTGGTGGGATTTCTGCTGTACAATTATTGGGTGAGCTCTCCAAAGTGACTCAGACTACATGGGTAACACGGAGGCCTCCTGATTTTCGGCCTTATGAATTTAACCCAGAATTAGGTCGAGAGGCGGTGGCCATGGTCGATGAACGGGTACGGAAAGGATTGCCTCCAAAATCGGTTGTTTCTGTCACGGGCTTACCGATCACTCCGGCTATTGCGGATATGTTGAAGTCTGGTGTATTGGATAGGAAGCCCATGTTTCAAGAGATAACAGAAAATGGCGTGAAGTGGGAAGATGGTAGCGAAATGGATGCTGATGTTATCTTTTGGAATACCGGTTTTAGGCATTCCTTGGACCATTTGGATCCTCTGGGGTTAAAAAATGAGCAAGGTGGAATTGAAATGGGCGGTCAATTAGCGACCCAAGTGGTAAAAGACCCTAGAATTCATCTGACTGGTTATGGGCCTTCCTCTTCAACCATTGGAGCAAATAGGGCGGGGCGTGCGGCTGCAAAGGAATTAATTGCCTATTTAAAATTGAAATAA
- a CDS encoding MFS transporter has translation MTFSRYESLLVAMLTIVQFTVVLDFAVMAPLGAELIDSLDISTKQFGILVSAYALSAGASGFLLAGFIDRFDRKNILLIMYVGFIIGTVCCAIAPSYYFLLVSRIVAGVFGGVMSGITFATVTDFFRYEIRGRVMGFIQMAFSASQILGIPLGLYLAHIWSWHVPFYFIVGIGLINIAMLVKFMKPIPSKTIPGEKSSYFQVIKRVFTNKKYLIAFSTTFFLATGGFILQPYVTPHLVFDLNYAEDQLPYVFFSAGIATLIGSPIFGKLSDSWGKYKLFVTGSLLAGICIIWFVNVPAGNLFMVAVAFSCMMLFVSSRIISATAMITAIPDASERGAFMNINSAIQQSSGGIASILGGIVLIEKEGNQGFENFQLLGLITFVSILICILLMYRVNKIVEGKYLK, from the coding sequence ATGACTTTTTCCCGATACGAATCATTATTGGTTGCGATGTTGACCATTGTCCAGTTTACGGTAGTTTTAGATTTTGCAGTTATGGCACCTTTAGGTGCAGAGTTGATCGACTCCTTGGATATTTCCACCAAGCAATTTGGAATCTTAGTGTCTGCCTATGCATTGAGTGCAGGTGCTTCGGGCTTTCTTTTGGCCGGTTTTATCGATCGTTTTGACCGTAAAAATATCCTCTTGATCATGTACGTAGGTTTTATTATCGGAACAGTCTGTTGCGCAATAGCACCTTCGTACTATTTTTTGTTGGTATCTAGGATTGTCGCCGGTGTTTTTGGTGGAGTAATGTCGGGAATTACCTTTGCGACCGTTACAGATTTTTTCAGGTATGAGATCCGAGGTAGGGTGATGGGGTTTATACAGATGGCATTTTCTGCAAGTCAGATTTTGGGGATTCCATTAGGGCTCTATTTAGCGCATATTTGGTCCTGGCATGTTCCATTTTATTTTATCGTAGGTATTGGCCTTATCAATATCGCCATGTTGGTGAAATTTATGAAACCTATTCCTTCCAAAACCATTCCTGGAGAGAAAAGCAGTTATTTCCAAGTGATAAAAAGGGTTTTTACCAATAAAAAATATTTGATTGCATTTTCGACAACCTTTTTCCTAGCAACAGGAGGTTTTATCTTACAGCCCTATGTTACCCCGCATTTGGTATTCGATCTTAATTATGCAGAAGACCAATTACCCTATGTTTTTTTCTCGGCGGGGATAGCCACATTGATTGGTTCACCAATTTTTGGAAAATTAAGTGATTCTTGGGGAAAGTATAAGTTGTTTGTTACGGGTAGTTTATTGGCCGGAATCTGTATCATTTGGTTTGTTAATGTTCCAGCGGGCAATTTATTTATGGTTGCCGTGGCATTCAGCTGTATGATGCTGTTTGTATCTTCTAGGATTATCAGTGCAACCGCCATGATTACAGCCATTCCAGATGCTAGTGAACGTGGAGCCTTTATGAATATCAATTCAGCCATACAACAGTCCAGTGGGGGAATTGCCTCCATCTTAGGTGGAATTGTTTTGATTGAAAAGGAAGGTAATCAGGGCTTTGAGAATTTTCAGTTATTGGGACTGATTACGTTTGTGAGTATTTTAATCTGTATCTTGTTGATGTATAGGGTGAATAAAATCGTGGAAGGGAAATATTTGAAGTAA